Proteins from a genomic interval of Pogoniulus pusillus isolate bPogPus1 chromosome 42, bPogPus1.pri, whole genome shotgun sequence:
- the NKX6-3 gene encoding homeobox protein Nkx-6.3: MDTNLPGTFLLNGPSLGPFPEAKAPVCQYSVQSSFYKLGPPGLGAQLAAGTPHGISDILSRPAATPNSSLLPGYPHAGGFNGLSSPGVYYGPQVGTLPKAGGEFLPRGRSCWAEAAPDWRGGRQCGGPPTHLPDGIHKKKHTRPTFTGHQIFALEKTFEQTKYLAGPERARLAYSLGMTESQVKVWFQNRRTKWRKKSALEPSSSSQRVGGSGGERAASETEDDEYNKPLDPDSDDEKIRLLLRKHRAAFSVLGLGTHSG, translated from the exons ATGGACACCAACCTGCCAGGCACCTTCCTGCTCAACGGCCCCTCGCTGGGCCCCTTCCCTGAGGCCAAGGCACCTGTCTGCCAGTACTCGGTGCAGAGCTCCTTCTACAAGCTGGGCCCCCCTGGGCTTGGTGCCCAGCTGGCCGCTGGCACCCCTCATGGCATCTCTGACATCCTCAGCCGGCCCGCAGCGACGCCGAACAGCAGCCTCCTCCCCGGCTACCCCCACGCAGGTGGATTTAACGGACTGAGCTCCCCGGGCGTCTATTACGGACCCCAGGTGGGGACCCTCCCCAAGGCTGGTGGCGAGTTCCTCCCGCGGGGccgcagctgctgggcagaggcagccccAGACTGGCGGGGCGGGCGGCAGTGCGGTGGCC cgcCCACACACCTGCCCGACGGCATCCACAAGAAGAAGCACACTCGCCCCACCTTCACGGGGCACCAGATCTTCGCTCTGGAGAAGACTTTCGAGCAGACCAAGTACCTGGCAGGGCCCGAGAGAGCGCGGCTGGCGTATTCCCTTGGCATGACGGAGTCGCAGGTGAAG GTCTGGTTCCAGAACCGACGGACCAAATGGAGGAAGAAGAGCGCCCTGGAGCCCTCCTCATCCTCGCAGCGGGTGGGGGGCTCTGGCGGAGAGCGGGCAGCCTCTGAGACCGAGGACGACGAATACAACAAGCCGCTGGACCCCGACTCGGATGACGAGAAGATtcggctgctgctgaggaagcaCCGCGCGGCCTTCTCCGTGCTGGGCTTGGGCACGCACAGCGGCTGa